Proteins from a genomic interval of Oreochromis aureus strain Israel breed Guangdong linkage group 6, ZZ_aureus, whole genome shotgun sequence:
- the dctpp1 gene encoding glutamyl-tRNA(Gln) amidotransferase subunit B, mitochondrial codes for MMTTNGKDACRVKEEAHTAAVNGDGAEASPQSKRPQRFTFSSEPSIEDIRRMQADFTDERDWNQFHQPRNLLLAMVGEVGEVAELFQWKGEVAEGLPDWTETEREQLAHELSDVLIYLVELAEKCRVDLPQAVLRKMALNRLKYPASKVQGSAKKYTEYKD; via the coding sequence atgatGACAACAAACGGAAAAGACGCGTGTAGGGTCAAAGAAGAGGCGCACACAGCTGCGGTAAACGGAGATGGCGCAGAGGCGTCGCCGCAGTCGAAGCGGCCGCAGAGGTTCACCTTCAGCTCCGAGCCCTCCATCGAGGATATTCGGCGCATGCAGGCCGATTTTACGGACGAGCGGGACTGGAACCAGTTTCACCAGCCCCGCAACCTTCTCCTGGCCATGGTCGGGGAAGTGGGCGAGGTGGCAGAGCTCTTCCAGTGGAAGGGAGAGGTAGCCGAGGGCCTGCCGGACTGGACCGAGACAGAGCGGGAGCAGCTGGCGCACGAGCTCAGCGACGTGTTGATCTACCTCGTGGAGCTGGCCGAGAAGTGTCGCGTGGACCTCCCGCAAGCGGTGCTCCGTAAAATGGCTCTAAACCGTCTGAAATACCCCGCCAGCAAAGTGCAGGGGTCGGCCAAGAAGTACACAGAGTATAAAGactga